GGTCCATTCCGACGGCCTGTTCCGGTCATTTTGGCCGGAATTGACATTTCGGGCCTATTCCATTTCTAACTGTTTTAATGTCAGTTTTATAagtttcttgaatttgaattgcatttttgtaagatttaaatctagatagtatttaattaattctaaaatctaaaagatatttatataatcttaattttttttaattttaaatatctcatcattctttttttaatatcattatttttaacaatttctttgctcttttatttttgtccttTGTTATTTTGTCTCAACTCaattttgtcattatttttaatattatcttttgacaCTAATATATATCTCTACTTTGTTAATCATGTTCTTAATGTATACTCATTTTATAAGATCatcaattatttcatatatatatatatatatatatatatattatcctgAAGGTTGAAACGATACATGCACCAAATGTATcggtatcaaaatatttgattCCAATATTGCTTAAACAAGAATGGTcggcaaaataaaatttaaaacgtTGTTACAAAGTACATCTGCCAAGATCACAAAcatattatagtatatctacCAAGATCACAcatgtattataatatatattatcgaTCAGTCCAGCATCAACAGAGAGATATAGCTAGGAATATCTGGTGATCAATATGATAAGATGCATTGAAATTACCGAAGCATGAtcaattgattaattaattttcatccTTCTTTCccctttaattttaaagattttattatctATACATGACCTTCATATACGGTTATGcgaaattaaaattcaaataaagtgaaaaactcaaaacttaaaaatagtATTTCCTATAAAATGACACTATCATATTGGTTTGTTGCATTCAAAATGAGTTGTACATATCGATTGGGGAATTTTTCTTCGAAGGAATTCGAGGATGTTGATCTCTCTCTAATTaataacctatatatatatggtggatAACTACATGAtcctaaatattaatattgtagaACTGTCATAAATAACCTTAATTTGTACATTAAATTTTCCACGTGACATCGTGTACTTTACTATTTCCGTTGttttaaaagatgaaatatataatcattacgGTTTAACCTTTACGTTTGTCTCATAACAAAAATTGTATACactatactattattttatttttattttattaagtatgacgtgacatatttatcattattaaataattatttaatacatacttttttatcatctaataatgataaatatgctacatattatttaatataattaaaataagataagagtgTGATGtatagcattatatatatatatatatatatatatatataatatattagtcatATGTGGTGTAGAGCTACTACCTGTTAAGATTTCATCGGAGAAAAAAATATGGGAATTTCGAACCTTAAAAGTCTTCCATTAATATTGATCTTCATTCTCATAACTGTCTCAGCATGGTCCTCACCTAGTACTGCAGCTTCAAGTAATTCTTCTAGTCATGACGGCAGCTTCCAGCAATGTTTTTCTTCCGATTTCCAGCATTCTTATAATTCTACTACCTCGGGATCAATGATCTTCAGTAAGAATAATTCGACTTATGCCTCCCTCTTAAAATCTTCCGTACGAAACCTAAGGCTCTTGATCAACTCTTCCGAACCGCAATTCATCATTTCTCCATTTCATGATTCCCACGTCCAAGCAGCCGTGATTTGTTCCAAGAAACATGGCATGCAAGTAAGGGTTCGAAGTGGGGGACATGACTACGAGGGCCTTTCCTATGTGTCTGATATTGTTCCATTCATCATCATCGATCTTGTCAATCTTCGGTCTATTAGCATCGATGTAGAAAATGAGAGTGCATGGGTGGAGTCCGGTGCAACCCTAGGAGAGTTGTACTACAAGATTTCAGAGAAAAGTAACGCCTATGGCTTCCCAGCAGGAAGCTGCCCCACGGTGGGCGTTGGGGGACAGTTAAGCGGAGGTGGTTTCGGGACTCTATTCAGAAAATATGGCCTTGCTGCTGATAACGTTATGGATGCTAAGATTGTCGATGCTGACGGTAAACTTTTAGACAGAAAATCCATGGGAGAAGATCTTTTTTGGGCGATCAGAGGTGGAGGAGGGTCGAGCTTTGGAGTCATACTCGCATGGAAAATCAGGTTGGTCCCTGTTCCGCCGGTGGTGACTATTTTTAAGGTCAAAAAGACGTTGGAACAAGGCGCAACCGAGCATCTGCACAAGTGGCAAGCCATTGCCAGTAAGCTTCATGAAGATCTTTTCCTCCATGCAGTTGTAAACGTTGCTAATGCACCTTCAAATGGCGGATCAAAGACAATTCAGATTTCGTTCATATCATTGTTTCTTGGGCCGGCTGAGAGACTCCTCCTTTTGATGAAAGTTAGTTTTCCTGAGTTGGCTTTGGAGCGCAACAACTGCACTGAAATGAGTTGGATACAGTCTGTTCTTTATTTTGCTGGCTTCCCAAGCAGGAGTCCCTTGCGAGTTTTGCTTGATAGAAGCCCACAGTCGAAGAGTTTCTTCAAAGCAAAATCAGACTACGTGAAGGAACCTATTTCGAAAGCTGGGTTGGAAGGGTTGTGGCAAAGACTAATGGTGGAACAGACATCCTTGCTGATCTTGACACCTTATGGTGGAAAGATGAGTGATATTTCTGATTCAGAAACGCCTTTCCCACACAGAAGTGGAAATTTATATCAAATCCAATATTTAGTCACATGGGATTCCGACAATGAAACACAGCAACAAATCGGGTGGATGAGAAGTCTTTATGCGTACATGGCACCTTATGTTTCGAAGTCTCCAAGAGCAGCCTACCTGAACTATAGGGATCTTGACTTGGGGCAAAACGATAACAACAATGCAAGCTATGCACAAGCAAGTACTTGGGGTTTGAAGTATTTTAAGAACAACTTCAAGAGACTAGTTCGTGTAAAAACCGTCATTGATCCTAGTAATTTCTTTAGGAATGAGCAAAGCATCCCGGTGTTTCCATCTTGATCAGGATAAAAGAAAAGGGAACTAGCTAGTTAGAGGGTTATCATGTATTCATTCGGAAGACAGAACCAGCATCCCCTAGCCTGTAGGATCGATTGAATCCTAAATATTCTGCAGATCGAGAAAAACATTAAGgagatttatttattccaaGGTAACATTATTCTGTTCTGCAAATGAAGAGTTATTACTTAAGAGTTGGTAAAATTATTTTCGCTTTCAGTATGGTAGATCATTAGTTATTATCATCAGAACTGTGTACGTTGGAAATTACCAAAGGCAATATTATTCCCAGAGCATTGCTGTTCATAAGCCCCACataccacaattttttttattttttaaatttttaaatttttttttttggttttattattattaaaataattgaattcttctacttatcatctatataccacacatttgataagagaaaaaaattttaaaaattaacaaaaaagatagtgtgtggtgtatgaagcttatgaatataatttttcttattcccAACATGTTTTACATGGGAAGTGATATTTTAGGTACCACAGCATTCATGCGGCTGCTTTTACACATCATGCAAGCCGGTGATCTTATTATATCTTCAATAATTCACCCCTAGTAGGGGCACCCTTCTTGCTTTAAGTTATGCCCCTTTTGATCGGTGAAAAAATGGAATTAAGAAGAAGGAACCCATGATTTTTTGTAggtaagtttaaaaaaaaaaaacaaaaacaaaaaagaaaaagaaaaagaaaagaaaaggtgtAAAGTAAGAACGGCTCCCTTCCTAAACTACAACGTATCATGGTAATGTTTAGTGATAAGGAGTCTATCACTACTGGGGCAATATCGAGTTATAAGCCGAGTACACATTCCTGGCATTTGAGTGATATGGCTTGAGATTTTAGAAGGCATATCAATTATTAGCAAGCACAACAAGGCTTAAGACTACGACCTCAGTCAAATTATGAAGTCtatcaatccaaatatataaGAAAGCATAGCTCCAGAAATTGAAGAATGGAGCTCTCTCTAAAGTATTTTTCGATCAATTGTGACTGGAGATTAAATGATGAGTATCTCAGTCCACATTTGGAAACTCTGTACACATAGGACTGCTTGCATGCAAGTAATGAGCATATGGACCTACAGAAAGACTGAAAGAGGTTTCTTTCTCAGGTAATGCCAAGAAGCAGTAGTTTTGAATGATGGTAACCGAGTCATGACAAAAGATATTGACCTAGCTAGTTGGTAGCATACAATGAATTAAGCTAATGACTGAAGCATTCCCCAAAAGGTTGAGCCGGCTTACAAATGAGTTGCACCTTCTAGGTCCAGGGGTCAATCTTCGCTACTTTCTTCTATATTTGGCCATCCTTGATCAGCCTGTAACTTGACAAACTGGGCCAAAAGCTTGATCTCTTCTTCCTGCAAACGGGCTCCAAATGTGCATTGGCCCCTTGGCGTGCAATTCTCTCCAAAGCCCTGCATAAAACCATATGATACTCTATCACTGACCAAGTAGATCTGAGGAAGTAATATTGCAGGAGAAGTAAATAAGAGCATGAAACTTACTGGCATTCTTCCCTTGCCATAGTATGTCAAATTGTAAATCTCCTCTTCTGCCTCTACTCCATTTCTGTAGAAGCAACAAGAAGATTTATTTACTACTTCTGATCTAATATGTTCATTGTGATGGTTGGCCATGTTATAATGTCTCAACCTTGAGGCAAGCACGCTTGTTCTCAAGCATGCAAGCAGAGAGCATTAACAAGAGATGCTGATCTTAGGCCAAGCTTATAGATGCATGCATTGCATGAGAAATGACCCGGGCATCATGGATAGTAAAGTAATTTATTTACAAGCTTGAGATGAAAAACCAGGCAATCCATCACATAATGAGACAATCTCAAGATCTCTGGCCAACTTTATtcacaagcatgcatgcagcaagataaatataataaacttagAAGGCATGGCTCCTACCATGCATGTCACCTGAAGGTTTCAAAAGCGTAATACTTGATGTGCATCCCCGATACATCAAATGATGAAAATCATAGTGTAGATCCAATAAAAGCGGGAACTCATGAAAGAGTTAGAAATCAGGAAAATCAGTAATATAGAATAACAGTGAGATGTGGAATTTCAAATCAGTATTGGCAGATATACAAAATAACAGTGACATGCGGAAAATGAGAATATACTCTTGGGTGGACATTACATAAAAGGAAGATTACCTCTGAAGATCTTTTGTAAAAAGTGTTGCACCCTGggaagatcaagagaaaaaattaGAGAAGTGATGGATTTAGAAGGATAACTATTTGGATCGCAGTAGTAAAGGGCTTCTCACAGGTTGGATTATATTTCCGCCTCCAACATGACAGCCAATGCAAGCTCGACGAAACAATGAAGCTCCTCTTTGCACATCTATGGTTTGTCCAAGTGAAACTGCGCCAGGAAAGAAGGATTTGAAAAACCAAGTAAAAGACGGAATCTAAGCTATTATGTTTGGATAAAATAGAAGGTAAAAAAAGGTCCAAAAACGCAAGTAGCACGTGCTTTGTTCCACAGCTGGAAAGATGTGGAGTAAAGAAGCTTGTAAATTTTTCAGTTTAGACTTTAGAGGGCATGCACAATGTCTAAATAATTTGCTATAAGAAGAGCTGTAATCATTATCAACAGTGAAAATAACTAAACACATGCAAATATGcgtgtatacatacatacatacatacatacatatacatatacatatacatatacatatactttCATCTTTCATATAAACGTATCAATGGAGGGCAGTAGATGcaatgagaaaatattatatacagtgctgctaaaacaatattatatacagtACGTGAAAGTTCGCTTATCAAGATGTGTGTTGCAGATTAGATTCATAGAATTCAGTATCTGAATTATGGGTGAATTTCACAGAGAGACACGAAAAAACAATGAGTTAATAAAAAGCAGCTGCTGAAAACGCTTGACAGACATATAAACAAGCAATTGGAGTGCAGAACGGTACGTAAATGAAACACAGATACTTGAAAAGTTGATGCAGAACCGTAGTaaagaaaatagatgatgagCTTATGACGGCATCTCACTAACAAGTTGTTGGAGTCATATAAAAAATCTTCGGAAAAAGAGTCTCACCCTCCTTCACTAAGGATCAAATGAACATACCTTACAAGCCATATAGCCAAGGCCCAAGAGGCTTATATTCGATAAGAATAAAAGACTCCTAGTATAATCAAATACTAAAcaggcttaaaaaaaaaaatagagggcaTGATGGGTCTCCCGCCGGAAAGTACTAAACTCCGTAGCCCCCAGACATTTGCCTGTCTCTCTGaaatccaccaccaccaagaATTCGGGCAAAGAATTCAAGAACTCATTATCAGTGTGTTACACAGCTTAAATCCACACAATTGATCAGTTCCCAGCCTAAGGAGATACCCATTACCGTACTAACACATTCTATTTTGTATGCCATTTAGAGTCTTAAGACCGATCAAAGAATTTTGTATactttattttactgtttttgctGGGGCTTTGCccagttttttaaattttttcttgcttCGGATTGTTGgagttcatatatatttcttccagcaccattttttgcattttattattgtgggtaataatcaaaattaaacaaCGTGGTATCTTACTAGAGAGGCCAGACACCAGAAGATGCAACTTCTAGTGGCGTTGA
This genomic interval from Juglans regia cultivar Chandler chromosome 3, Walnut 2.0, whole genome shotgun sequence contains the following:
- the LOC109021977 gene encoding berberine bridge enzyme-like 26, with translation MGISNLKSLPLILIFILITVSAWSSPSTAASSNSSSHDGSFQQCFSSDFQHSYNSTTSGSMIFSKNNSTYASLLKSSVRNLRLLINSSEPQFIISPFHDSHVQAAVICSKKHGMQVRVRSGGHDYEGLSYVSDIVPFIIIDLVNLRSISIDVENESAWVESGATLGELYYKISEKSNAYGFPAGSCPTVGVGGQLSGGGFGTLFRKYGLAADNVMDAKIVDADGKLLDRKSMGEDLFWAIRGGGGSSFGVILAWKIRLVPVPPVVTIFKVKKTLEQGATEHLHKWQAIASKLHEDLFLHAVVNVANAPSNGGSKTIQISFISLFLGPAERLLLLMKVSFPELALERNNCTEMSWIQSVLYFAGFPSRSPLRVLLDRSPQSKSFFKAKSDYVKEPISKAGLEGLWQRLMVEQTSLLILTPYGGKMSDISDSETPFPHRSGNLYQIQYLVTWDSDNETQQQIGWMRSLYAYMAPYVSKSPRAAYLNYRDLDLGQNDNNNASYAQASTWGLKYFKNNFKRLVRVKTVIDPSNFFRNEQSIPVFPS
- the LOC108985418 gene encoding cytochrome c6, chloroplastic-like — protein: MQLLSVISSYSSCNNGAYSLPAQGNLKKEAQNPVPKKQHQLKYLKSLVPPLMAAIVTLSPLCNTPVSLGQTIDVQRGASLFRRACIGCHVGGGNIIQPGATLFTKDLQRNGVEAEEEIYNLTYYGKGRMPGFGENCTPRGQCTFGARLQEEEIKLLAQFVKLQADQGWPNIEESSED